In Mastigocladopsis repens PCC 10914, a single window of DNA contains:
- a CDS encoding MFS transporter has translation MDFVPLETAPLAPEISQIKAAPLAPEVTQITVPETPHSLSSKPSPRVSKDAIRTSLRASTVDAIFSTFFSITSGGILLSNFLVELDARPVVFGMLSSIPMVVNLIQPFGAYLSERSTSRFWYCLCIYGPSRLLWLILAIGITMASWGKINTHQLVVLTLLIVLMSNLLGALGGASWLSWMATLVPRRLRGRYFGLRNSVSSLTNLVCVPLAGLAVSTWPGGTLQGYGVVLLVGILSGLVSLGCQYFKVDVNPQVQNASPTRSSSKNAVLYNTIDKSNNTEEQLKNIELGKDATAGDSIWKNSNFLKFLLYFSSWMFAANLSLPFFNLYMLDTLNLDVRWVTLYGSLQAGANLLMLILWGKLADRIGNRPILLVIGMVAASVPLLWLGISTNLIDLWLWLPLIHIFIGGNWAALDLCNNNLQIEVTPAKNQSIYFAIASAIAGVSGALGTIIGGFIAQNPSFGGLSGLFIISAAFRLAAIVPLIFVQEGRGQSFSQMRQVWQGRKQVAQG, from the coding sequence ATGGATTTTGTTCCCCTTGAAACGGCTCCTCTTGCTCCCGAAATATCGCAGATTAAGGCTGCTCCTCTTGCGCCTGAAGTCACCCAGATTACAGTTCCGGAAACACCACACTCTCTTAGCTCAAAACCCAGCCCTCGAGTTTCTAAGGATGCTATTCGCACTAGTTTAAGAGCCTCCACTGTGGATGCTATCTTTTCAACATTTTTCTCCATTACCAGTGGCGGGATTTTGCTAAGTAATTTCTTAGTAGAATTGGATGCCAGACCAGTAGTTTTTGGGATGCTGTCCTCTATCCCGATGGTCGTGAATCTCATTCAGCCGTTTGGTGCATACCTGTCGGAACGCTCAACCAGCCGTTTCTGGTATTGCCTTTGCATTTATGGACCTTCTCGGCTACTCTGGCTGATTCTAGCTATTGGCATTACTATGGCAAGCTGGGGAAAAATTAATACCCACCAGCTGGTGGTACTGACGCTCTTGATTGTTCTTATGAGCAATCTCTTAGGTGCGCTAGGGGGTGCATCATGGCTAAGTTGGATGGCAACGCTCGTCCCCCGGCGATTGCGGGGGCGGTATTTCGGATTACGTAACAGTGTTTCCAGCCTGACCAATTTGGTGTGTGTACCTTTGGCAGGTCTAGCTGTATCAACCTGGCCAGGTGGAACTCTGCAAGGTTATGGAGTGGTTCTGCTTGTCGGCATTCTGTCGGGGCTTGTGAGCTTGGGGTGTCAGTACTTCAAGGTGGATGTGAACCCACAGGTACAAAACGCTTCTCCCACCAGGTCTTCTTCCAAAAATGCTGTTTTGTATAATACAATTGATAAAAGTAATAATACTGAGGAGCAGCTAAAAAATATCGAGCTTGGCAAGGATGCAACTGCTGGTGACAGCATCTGGAAGAACTCTAACTTTTTAAAGTTTCTGCTCTATTTCAGCTCATGGATGTTTGCCGCTAACCTCAGCCTCCCCTTCTTCAACCTCTATATGCTGGACACACTAAATCTAGATGTGAGATGGGTAACGCTTTATGGCAGCCTTCAGGCTGGAGCGAATCTGCTGATGCTTATTCTGTGGGGCAAGTTGGCAGACAGGATAGGCAATCGTCCAATCTTGCTGGTTATAGGGATGGTGGCTGCAAGCGTACCGTTGCTATGGCTGGGGATTAGTACTAACCTGATTGACCTGTGGTTGTGGTTGCCGCTGATACACATTTTCATCGGAGGGAATTGGGCGGCGCTTGACTTGTGCAACAACAATCTGCAAATAGAGGTAACACCAGCTAAAAATCAGTCCATCTATTTTGCGATCGCATCTGCCATTGCTGGGGTTAGCGGTGCTTTGGGCACAATCATAGGCGGCTTCATAGCACAAAATCCTTCGTTTGGTGGTTTATCAGGATTGTTCATCATCTCCGCTGCGTTCCGACTCGCAGCGATTGTTCCCCTGATCTTTGTGCAAGAAGGGCGAGGGCAATCTTTCTCCCAGATGAGACAAGTCTGGCAAGGGCGCAAACAGGTAGCTCAAGGTTAG
- the accD gene encoding acetyl-CoA carboxylase, carboxyltransferase subunit beta, with protein MANNEESRGLKSLLDWFANRRKSGSTILERQEREIADGLWHKCSNCGVLTYTKDLRANQMVCVECGHHNRVDSDERIRQLIDANTWRPIDEHLRPTDPLQFRDRKLYIDRLREMQDKLGLIDAVKTGLGHMNGLPAALGVMDFRFMGGSMGSVVGEKLTRLIEQATQRRYPVVIVCTSGGARMQEGMLSLMQMAKISAALQRHQEARLLYIPVLTNPTTGGVTASFAMLGDIILAEPKATIGFAGRRVIEQTLREKLPDDFQTAEDLLKHGFVDDIVPRTQIKKTLAQLIALHQPPAPTTTHNNMVVWETRTLSSTAAE; from the coding sequence ATGGCGAACAACGAAGAATCACGCGGTTTAAAGTCTCTATTAGATTGGTTTGCAAATCGACGGAAATCAGGCTCTACCATACTGGAACGCCAAGAACGTGAAATTGCTGATGGGCTGTGGCATAAATGTTCTAACTGTGGGGTCTTGACATATACCAAAGACCTGAGAGCTAACCAGATGGTTTGTGTTGAGTGCGGACATCATAATCGAGTAGATAGCGATGAGCGCATTCGTCAATTGATTGATGCAAACACTTGGAGACCAATAGATGAGCATTTGCGTCCTACCGATCCACTGCAATTTCGCGATCGCAAACTATATATTGACCGCCTGCGGGAAATGCAGGATAAACTTGGCTTAATCGACGCCGTTAAAACTGGTTTAGGTCATATGAATGGTTTACCCGCTGCTCTTGGGGTCATGGACTTCCGGTTCATGGGTGGAAGCATGGGTTCGGTGGTAGGAGAAAAACTGACCCGTTTGATTGAGCAAGCGACTCAGCGACGCTATCCTGTGGTTATTGTTTGTACCTCTGGTGGAGCGAGAATGCAGGAAGGGATGCTTTCGCTGATGCAAATGGCGAAAATTTCAGCAGCTTTGCAACGTCATCAGGAAGCACGGCTACTGTACATTCCCGTTTTAACGAATCCCACGACAGGTGGTGTAACGGCTAGTTTTGCCATGTTGGGAGATATCATCTTGGCAGAACCGAAGGCTACGATTGGCTTTGCTGGTCGGCGAGTGATTGAGCAAACCTTACGGGAAAAACTGCCAGATGACTTTCAAACTGCGGAAGATTTGCTAAAGCACGGTTTTGTCGATGATATTGTGCCTCGTACTCAGATCAAGAAAACTCTAGCACAGTTGATTGCTTTGCACCAGCCACCCGCACCAACGACAACTCATAATAATATGGTGGTTTGGGAGACAAGGACTTTGAGTTCTACCGCTGCTGAGTAA
- a CDS encoding prepilin peptidase: MDTLIIVQASVIVFALGASVGSFINVVVYRLPARLSILFPPSRCPHCLNQLKPYDNVPVLGWLWLRGRCRYCKSKISIRYPVVEGVTGFVFLLVFWIFKFSLSTIGYWAFCSWLLALSLIDLDTMTLPNPLTKSGLVMGIVFQMVYGFLLEASWVGLVHHLKMAIVGAVLGLWLFDAIAIIGSIVFRKTAMGGGDAKLAAMMGAWLGWKYLLLASFLACVVGVVVGGGTMKWGQKIPFGPFLAVGAVIALFGGEAILSSYLRLFFSTS, from the coding sequence ATGGACACCTTGATAATAGTTCAGGCGAGTGTCATCGTTTTCGCCTTAGGAGCTTCTGTTGGCAGCTTCATCAATGTTGTTGTTTATCGTTTACCAGCTAGGCTGTCGATTCTTTTTCCACCTTCTCGCTGTCCCCATTGCTTAAACCAGCTCAAACCCTACGATAATGTCCCAGTGTTGGGATGGCTGTGGTTAAGAGGGCGTTGTCGGTATTGCAAAAGTAAAATTTCTATCCGTTATCCTGTGGTAGAAGGGGTAACGGGTTTTGTTTTTTTGCTAGTTTTTTGGATCTTTAAATTTTCGCTCTCTACAATAGGCTACTGGGCGTTTTGCAGTTGGTTATTAGCGCTATCGCTCATTGACCTAGATACAATGACATTACCCAACCCATTGACTAAGTCGGGTTTGGTGATGGGAATTGTGTTTCAGATGGTTTATGGTTTTTTACTAGAGGCTAGTTGGGTAGGATTAGTACATCATCTCAAGATGGCGATAGTAGGAGCAGTGCTGGGCTTATGGCTGTTTGATGCGATCGCCATCATTGGTTCAATTGTCTTTAGGAAAACTGCTATGGGTGGAGGGGATGCCAAATTAGCAGCCATGATGGGAGCATGGTTAGGATGGAAGTATTTGCTCCTGGCTAGTTTTCTTGCTTGTGTGGTGGGAGTAGTGGTAGGTGGCGGCACAATGAAATGGGGACAAAAGATACCTTTTGGTCCTTTTCTCGCTGTAGGAGCAGTTATTGCTCTATTTGGCGGTGAAGCTATTTTGTCTTCTTATTTGCGCTTATTCTTCTCAACCAGTTGA
- a CDS encoding carbohydrate ABC transporter permease, with product MIETRRLRRNARSNITQDLAGYLFMMPTILVLGTFVVLPILWAVFLSLHKVQLLGSIEYDFIGFRNFTRLIEDERVWIALGNTAQYVAIVVPIQTVLALILAVTLNSGIRGKNWWRILYFLPTVTSSAVLTLIFMWIYNTNGLLNDFLAFVGLPTYNWLGDPAVALKGIMLMNIWSTAPFYMVIYLAALQGIPRSLYEAAALDGANGWQQFIHITIPMLKPVTFFVMTMGVIGTFQLFDQSYIFSNGTGGPNNATLTVVLLVYQAVFRNLQMGYGAAIAFLLATVIIVVTLIQRRFFGGEKI from the coding sequence GTGATTGAAACCAGAAGGCTACGGAGAAACGCCAGGTCAAACATAACACAAGACCTGGCAGGGTATCTGTTTATGATGCCAACCATTTTGGTGTTAGGCACGTTTGTGGTGCTACCCATTCTCTGGGCTGTTTTTCTTTCCCTGCACAAAGTTCAACTTCTTGGTAGTATTGAGTACGATTTTATTGGCTTTCGTAACTTCACACGACTGATTGAAGATGAACGTGTTTGGATTGCTTTGGGAAATACAGCCCAATACGTTGCAATTGTTGTACCAATCCAAACTGTCCTGGCTTTAATTCTGGCTGTGACTCTCAATTCTGGCATTCGAGGCAAAAACTGGTGGCGCATCCTTTACTTTTTGCCAACAGTCACCTCCTCAGCCGTTTTGACGTTGATTTTTATGTGGATTTACAACACCAATGGGTTGCTCAATGATTTTCTCGCTTTTGTAGGATTACCTACCTATAACTGGTTGGGAGATCCAGCAGTTGCGCTCAAAGGCATCATGCTCATGAATATTTGGTCAACTGCGCCATTTTACATGGTGATTTATTTAGCGGCGTTGCAGGGCATCCCTCGTTCGCTCTACGAAGCAGCAGCGCTTGATGGAGCCAATGGCTGGCAGCAGTTTATTCATATTACTATTCCCATGCTCAAACCCGTCACCTTCTTTGTGATGACGATGGGAGTGATTGGCACTTTTCAACTGTTTGACCAATCCTACATTTTTTCTAACGGCACTGGCGGACCCAATAACGCTACTCTTACCGTAGTTTTACTAGTATATCAAGCTGTCTTTCGTAACTTGCAGATGGGTTATGGGGCGGCGATCGCCTTTTTGCTTGCAACAGTTATCATTGTTGTTACTTTAATTCAGCGGCGGTTTTTTGGAGGCGAAAAAATTTAA
- a CDS encoding FAD-dependent monooxygenase — protein sequence MAQIVITGAGPTGAALALLLVKRGIAVILIEAAKDFHRVFRGEGLMPSGLDALEQMGLSTILERIPHRQLDAWEFIVGGKWLFRVEEPMGADRPCTLVLQPPLLEAMIAQAQAYPGFEFIQGVSVKDLLWINHRVAGVTLGDGREISAELVIGTDGRNSVVRQRAGLQLVRQPKDVDILWFKLAASPRFAANNVFYSILNKDCGFSIFHGAEEGKLHLAWVMSADDRTDWKQTKWAEVFASLSPSWMAEHFRSHAGTIETPIRLSVVVGRCPSWYAPGVLLLGDAAHPMSPVRAQGINVALRDVIVAANHLVPLFHAEAGHEEIDAALSRIQAEREPEIIRAQQLQIEEAAQGEQLRKNALIRWLLIQLAPLVRKRIQQSWLKRQHEMRQGITQVHLTV from the coding sequence ATGGCACAGATTGTAATTACGGGTGCAGGTCCGACTGGTGCAGCACTTGCCTTACTTCTTGTAAAACGCGGTATCGCAGTGATATTGATTGAGGCAGCGAAGGATTTCCATCGAGTGTTTCGTGGCGAAGGGTTAATGCCGAGTGGGTTGGATGCACTTGAGCAAATGGGATTATCCACGATACTGGAACGTATTCCTCATCGACAACTCGACGCATGGGAGTTCATTGTGGGCGGAAAGTGGTTGTTTCGAGTTGAGGAGCCAATGGGGGCAGATCGACCCTGTACACTGGTGTTGCAACCGCCGTTGCTTGAAGCAATGATTGCCCAAGCTCAGGCTTACCCTGGATTTGAATTTATACAAGGTGTTTCTGTAAAGGATTTACTCTGGATTAATCATCGAGTTGCGGGTGTGACACTGGGCGATGGACGTGAAATTTCCGCCGAACTCGTGATTGGGACGGACGGTCGGAATTCGGTTGTACGACAACGCGCAGGGTTGCAATTGGTACGCCAGCCAAAGGATGTGGATATTCTCTGGTTCAAACTTGCTGCCAGTCCCAGGTTCGCTGCAAACAATGTATTTTATTCCATTCTTAATAAGGATTGCGGATTCAGCATTTTTCATGGGGCAGAGGAAGGGAAACTGCATCTGGCGTGGGTGATGTCCGCAGACGATAGAACCGACTGGAAGCAAACAAAGTGGGCAGAAGTTTTTGCGTCGCTATCACCCTCATGGATGGCAGAACATTTCCGTAGCCATGCAGGCACTATCGAAACCCCGATTCGGCTATCAGTTGTGGTTGGTCGTTGTCCAAGCTGGTACGCGCCAGGAGTTTTGCTTCTGGGTGATGCTGCACACCCAATGTCTCCCGTCCGCGCTCAAGGAATCAATGTAGCATTGCGTGATGTCATTGTCGCCGCTAATCATCTTGTACCGCTATTTCACGCAGAAGCTGGGCACGAAGAGATTGACGCGGCATTATCGCGCATTCAAGCGGAACGTGAGCCAGAAATTATCCGCGCTCAACAACTCCAGATAGAGGAAGCCGCACAAGGGGAACAACTGCGAAAAAATGCACTCATACGTTGGCTATTGATTCAACTTGCTCCCTTAGTTCGAAAAAGAATTCAACAGTCTTGGCTAAAGCGACAGCATGAAATGCGCCAGGGTATAACGCAGGTGCATTTGACTGTTTAA
- a CDS encoding ABC transporter substrate-binding protein, producing the protein MRTNVLKFLGLLVAIALSFIGCHNLLFPNASRAPAAVTIKLGGWIASPAEQKLLKEVLQDFEAQNPGIKVRHEVINDQYMDVIKTRLVGEAAPDVFYLDALEAPFFMSQNVLEPLDAYITPEFDLADFEGTLLNSFKYGNHIYGFPKDDSTLALFYNKKAFAAAGLSTPPTTWEELRTYSQKLTVDRNRDGRIDQYGFGEIPELARQAYKIKAFGGQLVDQNGYAAFASDAGLQGLQLAVDQYQKDRSSAQKSDVGTNSGSEMFGQGKVAMVIEGNWAIPYLTETFPNLEFATAQVPTINDNKGTMVFTVAYVMNKETQHKTEAWKLISYLTGKEGMTKWTKTGFALPSRKSVAQKLGYDQDPLRAALVAGVDYAMPWQAGEYPAAIMNNFDNQFVSALLGQQPLHQAMQQAQDEANELIKASAME; encoded by the coding sequence ATGCGAACCAACGTGTTGAAATTTTTGGGACTGTTGGTGGCGATCGCCCTCTCGTTTATTGGTTGTCACAACCTGCTCTTTCCTAACGCCTCAAGAGCACCAGCCGCAGTCACGATCAAACTTGGTGGTTGGATAGCAAGTCCAGCAGAGCAAAAACTATTGAAAGAAGTCCTACAAGACTTTGAAGCACAAAACCCAGGTATCAAAGTTAGGCATGAGGTCATCAACGACCAATACATGGATGTCATAAAAACCCGCTTAGTTGGTGAAGCAGCTCCTGATGTCTTTTATCTAGATGCTCTTGAGGCTCCTTTCTTCATGAGCCAGAATGTTCTAGAACCGCTTGATGCATATATTACCCCCGAATTTGACCTAGCTGACTTTGAAGGAACGCTACTCAATAGCTTTAAGTACGGTAATCATATTTATGGTTTTCCCAAGGATGATTCCACACTTGCTTTGTTCTACAACAAAAAAGCTTTTGCAGCCGCCGGGTTAAGTACTCCTCCAACAACTTGGGAGGAACTACGCACCTACTCACAGAAGTTGACTGTAGACCGTAACCGCGATGGCAGAATTGATCAATATGGTTTTGGGGAAATCCCAGAGTTAGCGCGTCAGGCTTACAAAATCAAAGCCTTTGGTGGACAACTCGTAGACCAAAATGGTTATGCAGCATTTGCCAGTGATGCTGGATTGCAAGGACTACAATTGGCAGTAGACCAGTATCAAAAAGACCGCTCCTCTGCACAAAAATCTGATGTTGGAACCAACTCAGGCAGTGAAATGTTTGGTCAGGGTAAGGTTGCAATGGTGATTGAGGGTAACTGGGCAATTCCTTACCTAACAGAAACCTTTCCCAATCTGGAGTTTGCTACAGCACAAGTCCCTACCATCAATGACAATAAAGGCACAATGGTCTTCACTGTTGCCTATGTGATGAACAAGGAAACCCAGCATAAAACCGAAGCCTGGAAGCTTATTTCCTACCTCACGGGTAAAGAAGGTATGACAAAGTGGACGAAAACAGGCTTCGCTCTGCCATCCCGTAAATCTGTTGCCCAGAAATTAGGCTATGACCAAGACCCCCTACGGGCTGCACTTGTGGCAGGGGTGGATTATGCTATGCCTTGGCAAGCAGGTGAGTATCCAGCAGCGATTATGAACAATTTCGACAACCAGTTTGTCAGCGCCTTATTGGGACAGCAACCACTACATCAGGCAATGCAGCAAGCGCAGGATGAGGCTAATGAACTGATTAAGGCGAGCGCTATGGAGTAG
- a CDS encoding putative signal transducing protein, with protein sequence MTWITLLTTSNRWQAELMQQLLASHDIATKIIDLGVKSYLGAGTPAALQVRAQDKWTALLLLSPPEDEQET encoded by the coding sequence GTGACTTGGATCACCCTCTTAACAACAAGTAACCGTTGGCAAGCAGAACTGATGCAACAACTGCTTGCATCTCATGATATAGCAACAAAAATTATTGATTTGGGGGTGAAATCTTATTTGGGGGCTGGGACTCCTGCGGCTTTGCAGGTACGTGCACAAGACAAGTGGACTGCGTTGCTGCTTTTAAGTCCCCCTGAAGACGAGCAAGAGACTTGA
- a CDS encoding carbohydrate ABC transporter permease — MAVFSRRKNLTNISRTWWLKVLLYVVVTLYAVITLIPFLWALSASFKPLPEIVSGEPNFLPKNFTLDNYKQIFFQEPLFLRWLFNSVVIATSVTVLNLLFNSMAGYALARLRFRGRHFWFFLILAVLAVPAQITLIPTFLILKAFGWLNSYQGMIVPSMVNATFIFMMRQFFINFPKELEEAGQLDGLNTWGIFRHIVLPLAKSALAAQAVFVFMGSWNNFLLPIVILFDPEMFTLPLGLNTFKGQFISYWNYIMAASMVFTLPALAIYAFFNRYFIESVTFTGGKG; from the coding sequence ATGGCGGTTTTTTCGAGGCGAAAGAATTTGACCAATATCTCTCGCACCTGGTGGCTCAAAGTACTGCTGTACGTCGTAGTGACACTGTATGCAGTCATTACCCTCATTCCTTTTTTGTGGGCGCTTTCGGCATCATTTAAGCCGCTACCTGAAATTGTTAGCGGTGAACCTAATTTCCTACCCAAAAACTTTACTCTCGACAACTACAAACAAATTTTTTTCCAAGAACCGCTGTTTCTGCGTTGGTTGTTTAACAGCGTGGTCATTGCTACTAGTGTTACTGTATTAAACTTGTTGTTCAACTCAATGGCTGGTTATGCCTTGGCAAGGCTACGCTTTCGGGGTAGGCACTTCTGGTTCTTCCTTATTTTGGCAGTGTTGGCAGTACCCGCACAGATAACCTTAATTCCCACATTTTTGATTTTGAAAGCTTTCGGCTGGCTGAATTCCTATCAAGGTATGATTGTCCCTAGCATGGTCAATGCTACTTTTATTTTCATGATGCGGCAGTTTTTCATTAATTTTCCTAAGGAATTGGAAGAAGCTGGGCAATTGGATGGATTAAATACGTGGGGCATTTTTCGGCATATTGTTCTCCCTTTAGCAAAATCGGCACTAGCAGCACAAGCCGTTTTTGTATTTATGGGAAGTTGGAATAATTTCTTGCTACCTATAGTTATCTTGTTTGACCCAGAAATGTTTACCTTACCTTTGGGATTGAATACTTTTAAAGGTCAATTTATTAGCTATTGGAATTATATTATGGCGGCTTCTATGGTGTTTACTTTGCCAGCTTTGGCTATTTACGCATTTTTTAATAGGTATTTTATTGAAAGTGTGACGTTTACAGGGGGGAAGGGCTAG
- a CDS encoding Uma2 family endonuclease: MLLELKRLEVPPGQKVLLRDVSWQEFEAILEELGEHRAARIAYDNGMLEIMTPLPEHERNKEIISDLVKALLEELDIEFLPLGSTTFKNQFMNKGIEPDNCFYIQNEAVIRGRDKLDLTVDQPPDLVLEIDVNSRTHPSIYEALAVPELWRFEKGKLQINVLQNGKYFESTSSPTFPHFPLHQVMPEYLQKCKTMGRNKTMRAFRTWVREIISK, from the coding sequence ATGTTATTAGAACTTAAGCGATTAGAAGTACCACCAGGACAGAAAGTACTGTTAAGAGATGTTAGTTGGCAAGAATTTGAAGCCATTCTAGAAGAATTAGGAGAACATCGTGCTGCAAGGATAGCTTATGACAATGGAATGCTAGAAATTATGACACCACTACCTGAACACGAGCGTAATAAAGAGATTATTAGCGATTTAGTCAAAGCACTTCTTGAAGAACTAGACATTGAATTTTTGCCTTTAGGTTCTACAACTTTTAAAAATCAATTTATGAACAAAGGCATCGAGCCTGACAACTGTTTTTATATCCAAAATGAAGCAGTCATTCGAGGCAGAGACAAACTCGACTTAACAGTAGACCAACCTCCAGACTTAGTGTTAGAAATTGATGTGAATTCCCGCACTCACCCTAGTATTTATGAAGCATTAGCAGTACCCGAATTGTGGCGCTTTGAAAAAGGCAAATTACAAATTAATGTTCTGCAAAACGGTAAATATTTTGAGTCTACGTCCAGCCCAACCTTCCCTCATTTCCCCCTTCATCAAGTCATGCCTGAATATCTCCAAAAGTGCAAAACTATGGGTAGAAACAAGACTATGAGAGCTTTTCGAACTTGGGTAAGAGAAATAATTAGCAAATAG